Proteins encoded by one window of Arachis hypogaea cultivar Tifrunner chromosome 1, arahy.Tifrunner.gnm2.J5K5, whole genome shotgun sequence:
- the LOC140183644 gene encoding uncharacterized protein — translation MSDDEIKQLCLMDIDKILHSYGKTLKDYPPMPLATEVDNSLLTERVIREELNFNRDDLKKNASDMLAIATPEQRYAFDKIVTAVYCDEEGFFFVYGHGGTGKTFLWNLMSAEICSRGDIVLNVASSGIASLLLPNGRTAHSRFKIPLNITEDSICNIKPGSPQAMLLLRAKLIIWDEAPMVSRYCYEALAKCLGDIMRCSPTYSKDLPFGGKVVVLGGDFRQILPIIPRGSRQDIVHSTVNSSYL, via the coding sequence ATGTCAGATGATGAGATTAAACAGTTGTGCTTAATGGATATAGACAAGATCTTACATTCCTATGGTAAAACCTTGAAAGACTATCCTCCTATGCCTTTAGCAACTGAAGTTGATAATTCTTTGTTAACCGAAAGAGTTATAAGGGAAGAGCTAAACTTTAACAGGGATGATTTAAAGAAAAATGCCTCAGACATGTTAGCTATCGCAACACCTGAGCAGAGATATGCATTCGATAAAATTGTTACAGCTGTGTATTGTGATGAAGAGGGTTTTTTCTTTGTGTATGGTCATGGAGGTACTGGAAAAACATTTCTCTGGAACCTTATGTCTGCTGAGATTTGCTCAAGGGGTGATATAGTGTTAAACGTTGCTTCGAGTGGTATTGCATCTTTACTTCTTCCCAATGGAAGAACGGCACACTCAAGGTTCAAAATACCGCTGAATATAACTGAGGATTCTATATGTAACATCAAACCTGGTTCCCCTCAAGCAATGTTACTGTTGAGAGCCAAACTTATAATTTGGGATGAGGCCCCAATGGTTAGTAGGTACTGCTATGAAGCGCTTGCTAAATGCTTGGGTGACATCATGAGGTGTTCTCCAACATATAGCAAAGATTTGCCctttggaggaaaagtggttgTACTAGGTGGAGACTTTAGACAAATTCTTCCTATCATTCCACGAGGATCGAGACAAGATATCGTTCATTCAACCGTGAATTCGTCTTACCTTTGA
- the LOC140183649 gene encoding uncharacterized protein — MSSKDFFKARTILAPTLDIVEEVNNHLMAIIPGGEKLYLSSDSICMDEGNMESQLDLYGPELLNSINCSGFPPHKLILKVGVPVILLRNIDQSSGLCNGTRLQVRKLGNHVMECEVLTGNNIGHIALIPRMNMVPTNETVPVRFQRRQFPIIVSFAMTINKSQGQTLSHVGLYLPRPVFTHGQLYVALSRVKSKRGLKVLLMNHVGMSANSTINVVYREVFEKIVF; from the coding sequence ATGTCCTCAAAGGATTTTTTCAAAGCAAGAACTATACTGGCTCCTACACTAGACATTGTTGAAGAGGTCAACAACCATCTAATGGCTATCATTCCTGGAGGAGAAAAATTATATCTTAGTTCGGATTCCATATGTATGGATGAAGGGAATATGGAGAGTCAACTAGATCTCTATGGTCCTGAATTACTGAATAGCATAAATTGCTCTGGTTTTCCTccacataaattaatactcaaggtTGGTGTTCCGGTGATATTACTGAGGAATATTGACCAATCCAGTGGTCTTTGTAATGGTACAAGGCTACAAGTTAGGAAGCTTGGAAATCATGTCATGGAATGTGAAGTCTTAACGGGTAACAATATTGGTCATATTGCTTTGATTCCAAGAATGAATATGGTACCAACAAATGAAACCGTCCCAGTTAGATTCCAACGAAGACAGTTTCCCATAATAGTATCGTTTGCCATGACAATTAATAAGTCTCAGGGACAAACTTTATCTCATGTTGGATTGTACTTGCCCAGACCAGTTTTTACACATGGCCAACTATATGTGGCactttcaagagttaagagtaagagaggttTAAAAGTTTTACTTATGAATCACGTAGGAATGTCTGCAAATTCAACTATCAATGTTGTTTATAGAGAAGTCTTTGAAAAAATAGTAttctaa